A segment of the Bacteroidales bacterium WCE2008 genome:
AGCCATTGATTTTGAACATTTTGAGTGTGCTTCAAGGAATGATGCTCACCATGAAGTTTATTATAAACTCGGCTCAACGCGCAATATTACTACGCAATTCAGTTTATTACTTCCGTCCTATCTTGACTCGATTAAATGCAAATATGGAAAAGACTGTCTATCGTTCAACACCAGCAGATCAACTCAGTTGAAATATAAATATGAAAATGAAATATTTAGAAGTCAATTCTTCAGAGAGTGTTCTGTGGACACGTTAAAGAAACTGGACTATTACCTTCAATTGGATAGTATAAATACAAATCGTGGGCGGATTCATCTTGATTATTCAGCTTCGGAAGAAACGCGCCTTAAACTAAATTCCGTAAGTGTATTCTCAAATCAGGGTGAGGAACAGCGGTATGAAATGACTTACGATGGTACTCCGCTCCCTGAATACAATTCTCGGAAAACCGACCCCTGGGGATATTACAATTCCTATGGTCAATATCAGACTTTCCCTTTTGGTACGTTATACCAGCGGAGAAATCATGTCAATCCAAATCTTTTAAAAGCTGAGGCGCTCATTAAGATAAAGTATCCAACCGGAGGCTGTACAGAGTTTGAATACGAGCCTCATGATTACAGCAAATTGGTTAATCAGTATCCATTCGAGATCGTGGATTCCATAGGTCTTGCTGGAGGACTCCGGATTAGAAAAATAAAGGATTATTCATCAGAGGGACACATCGAGGAAAGGGTGTTTTCTTATGATACCTCGGATGGCGTTTCTTCCGGAATATTATCCGGCATTCCGATTTATTATGTCTCTAATAATCAATCTGTAGAGTCTGAGGGACCCACTGGTTTTTTAGGGTGGCTAGATGACCTTTTTTTTAAGGATTTCAACTATGAAGATTATCTTTACGTACTCTTTTCAGAGCAACCTATCAACCAGTTATCTGACACAGATGGCAGTCACGTTACCTATAGTATGGTAACCGAAACGATACCTGGCGTCGGGAAAACAATATACAACTATTCCAACCATGATACAAAGGAAATGCAATGCATGGATCAGATGCCGACTATCTTGCATGAGAGTTTTGACGAGAGGGTAATCAATAATCCATTCACATCCCTAGCCCTCAGCCGAGGTCTGCTACTTAAGAAATCCTCGTATGATATAGATGGTAATCCTGTCATGGAGGAAAAATACTCATATGCTCAGGATCTGACGCAATGTCTATATTCCATGTCGCAATATATCCATTTTTTCTATTTAGGGAGCAGCCGCAGATCCTTATCGAAAATATACACGTACTTTCCCGCCCTCACACGTAAGACAGTCACGGAGTATCCTACGGAGCCAAATGGCAGTCCTCATGTCGTTACCACGACTTATACGTACAACAGCAACAGGAAACTCACATCAATAGAAGAAAGTTCGGGGACGGAAAGATATGGTCAGCATTTTTACTATCCTTCCGAACGCAGTGGAATGACCTATGAAGGGATGATATCACAAGGAATGAGTGGCGTCCCTGTAGGCATTGTCAAGACACATAACGGCAAGGTGGTTGATGCGCAGGAATTGACCTATGGCAAGGTGTCCGTGGAAAGGGGCGGAACGTTCGATGACATATCCTTCATGCCATCTAAACTCTACTCTTTGAAGACAGACGCCTCCATTACAGAATCCTCCTATGGAAATACTCCATTTTCATATCTTGATCCGAAACCTGACGTCGAGTACCTTAAGTATAACGGGCGCGGCGACCTGCTTGGTAAACGGACTGCGGACGGAGTCTATACCGCATATGGATGGAACGGATCTGGTAATAATCCAAGCTATATTGCTCCAAATGTCCGATCTCAAATAGTTGAGAACAAGGATGTTCCGGGTACTAAGACATACAAGCTGCGATTCACCGATCAGGTTGTAGATGAATTTGAGTTCGATACATTCGATAGCAGCACCATCGAGATCGATCTCGAGGAAGGCCCGCGCTACAATCTTTATTACGGCATCCTGATTGATGACATTCAGACAGGTGTCGTAGCATTCGGTTTTGAGGAAGAACCAATGTCGCAAGCGTGGATTCAGATCAGTTCTCAATATACCCAGTCGGCAAGAGTAACCATTCCTGGCGGACATCACAAGATAAAAATCTTAAAATTCCGTGGCAGTAAGAAAGACAACGCTCCTGATTATTCGGCCGGACGTCTGACTATAGATTATTATTATGCAAAAGTCGTCACTTCCGGCGTTGATGATATAGTAAAATATATAGACTTCGAAACCACTGGCGGAAACGCTGAAGGGTTCCATAGTGATCATGGCCACAAGGGAAGCTATACAGTAAGCCAGACTGTTCCTTCGGACAGGAAGTACATATTGGACTACATGAAGAAGGGCACCGGCAAGTGGTCATACTACCGTCAGTCGTTCACGGGAAGCGCGACTATCGGATCCTCCTCGACAATCATCGACAACGTGCGTATCTATCCCGAGGGTGCCGACATGAAGTCCTACACGTGGGATGACCGCGGCAATCTCCTCTCGATTACCGACGCGAGCGGAAGGACCGTGTCCTACGAGTATGACGGAATGGACCGTCTTGTGTCGGTATCCGACCTTAACGGCAACAAGATGTCATCGTATGAATATCTGCTGGCCAGCATGGATGGAGCCGGCACCATATCCAGACGCGACTCCAACTATGTCAAGACCATCAGCTATAACAATGCCGCCGGCAGTTCGTATAACACAACCCTGAAGTGGTATGACGGCCTTGGAAGGGAGAGCGGCAGCCAGATGCTGTCCTATTATGGTAGTCTGGATGTCAGCACGGACATAGAGTACGACGCTCTCGGACGCGAGTGGAAGCGCTATCTCCCCGTCCCGGACGACCAGCGCGGCGAGGGTGTGACCACCGTCTATGGCGAGACACGTCCATATGAGGAGACCGTCTACGAGGCATCGCCTCTCAGCCGCGTCTCCCGCAGTTACGGTGCCGGTGCCGCATGGCGCACTGCCGACAAGTATACCGGCTATACCTATACTACCAACGGCTCGGGCGCAGGTCTGTCCTGCTACCGGTTCGAACTGACCTATTCGGGCTCGTCTTCGCTCGACGGCCAGATCCGCAACATGGGCCTGTGGAGCGCGGGAAGCCTGACGGTCGTCAAGGTCAAGGACGAGGACGGCCGCGAGACATACGAGTTCAAGGACCTTGCCGGCAACACGGTGCTGAACCGCAAGGTCGACGAGAACGGCTACCTCGATACGTATATGATCTATGACGTCAAGGGACGCCTTGTCGCAGTGCTCCCGCCGATGCTGTCCCCGACAGTGGAAGGGGCCACGACCACGGCCCTCTCCAACCAGTCCGTCCGGAACTACGGATACCTGTACCGCTACGACGGCCGGAACCGCTGCATTGCCAAGAAGCTCCCGGGCGCCGGCTGGACGTACATGGTATATGACGCCGCCGACCGGCTGGTGTTCAGCCAGGATGCGGAGCAGCGCAAGGACGGCCGCTGGAGCTTCACCCTCGCCGACATTCTCGGGCGCGATTGCGTCAGCGGAATCTGCTACAATGTCATTAATGTGTTCGGCACTCCGTATGACAGCAAGAATATCGTAGTGGAGAAATCTTATGGCGGGACTGGCTCTCTCATGGGGTATTCGGTGAGCGGAGTCTCCCTCACCAATCCGACGGTCCTGTCGGCCAACTACTATGACGACTATGATTTCATAACATCTTCATCAGTTCCTTCTGCTGTCCGGACTAAGCTGCAGTATGCCGCAGGACCTTCCGGCTACAGCGGTACCAAGTGGAACAACGCGGCCGGCAGCCTTACCGGAAGCGCCAGCAGGATACTCGGCGAAGACCCGACAAACGATTATATCTGGTCGTCAGTATACTACAACGGGAAGGGCAACGCGATCCAGAGCCGCAGCACCCGTCAGGACGGCGGAGTCGACATCAACAATACCGTATATACCTTTACCGGAAAGCCGTCGAAGGTCCGTGTTGACCACAACTCCGGGAACGGAGACTCTCTGGTGGAGGAATACCAGTATACATATGACAAGTGGGACCGTTCCAAGGTGGTAAAGCACCGGATTAATGAGAGCGAAACATGGACAACGGTTTCAGACATACTCTATGACAAGGTAGGCCGCCTTTCATCGGACAGAAGGAACGGCGTGGCCGCCCTGAAGAGAACCCTGACATACAATCCGCGGTCATGGGTGAAGAAACTGACCGGTCCGGGCTTCACCGAGACCCTGTACTACGAGACGAGCCGCTCCGGTAACACGCCTCAGTGGGGCGGAAACATCTCCACGGTCACCTGGACGGGCCAGGACGCGTCGGTCACCAACACCGACAACTATGTCTACGACCCGCTGTCGAGACTCAAGTCCGCGATCTCGAAGGCCGGTTCGATCGTGAACTACCGTGAGACCTACAGCTACGACAAGCACGGCAACATGCTGTCGTACAGCCATACCGGTCTTGACGGGAACGAGACGATGTCGATGACTCACGACGGCAACCGCCTGACCGGCGTCAACTCAAGCGTGGACGGCAGAAGCACGATGACGTACGATGAGATTGGAAGGATGAAGAGCTCCGGCGCGGACAATGTATCCGAGACGAGATACAATGCGATAGGCTTCCCGGCCTACATCTCCCTGCGGGAGGGCGGATATGTCCAGAACACCTACACCGCAGGCGGTACCCGTCTGTCATCGAGACGCACCGACGGCAAAAAAACCGTGACGGTGATGAGCTACGAGGGCAATGAGATCTACGAGAACGGCAACCTCAGGATGCTCCTGTTCACAGGAGGCTACGTGGACTACAGCACGGGGACACCTGAGTATCTCTGGTACACCTATGACCATCTCGGAAGCGTCCGTGCTGTTGCCGATGCCTCCGGAAATGTGGTTGCTTCATATGCATACAGGCCTTATGGCCAGGAATTTGCAGCAAATAGAGAAGGAACGGAAGGACTTCTTAAGGCTACGATCGCATCCGGGAATCCTGCACAGCAGCGCCCTGGCCTTGTTGCACCGATGGTAAACTATACCTTAGCCGAAGGTCCCGACTGGCAGCCGTTCAGATTCAGCGGCAAGGAAAACCTTGAGAGAGTAGGTCTCGACCTGTACGACTTCGGCGCGAGGATGTACTCCCCGACCACCATGCGCTGGACCACCATGGATCCACTCTGCGAGAAGTACTACAGCATCAGCCCGTATGCCTACTGCGCCACCAATCCCGTCAACTTGATTGATCAGGATGGAATGGATCTTACTATTTATGGAGCGAATGGTTCTTCTGTGATGATATTCACATCTTTGTCAGATGCGGAATATCATACAAGTATTGATTATGGCGGAAATTATTATTTTGACGGAATTGAAACAGCTATCACTTTCTTTGATGCGCTTGGAATTATTGATCCTTCTCCTTGTTGTGATGGAATTAGTGGTTTTTTAAGTGCTTTAGTTGGCAACTATTCAGACTGTTTTTGGAGTGCGATAGCTATTATTCCTTACGCTGGAGATTTGTCAAAATTAAGGAAAAGCGATAAACTACTAGAGGTTTATAATATAATTGTCCATTCCCATCACATTATACCGAAGGCGGTATATAAACATTTTGAGGATATTATTTCTCCGATAATGAAAAAGAATGCTAAAGATAATTTGATAGACATTCCGGCCGGTTTTCATGGGAATCATCCGGCTTATAGTGATTGGATAAAAGATAAAATTAATGAAGAAATTGCTAGTAATAACGGTAAATTAACGCCATCCTCGGTAAAAAAAGTAATCGATCAGGCTACGGAGGAAATAAATCATGCTTATCAATATTTCCTGGATACAGGTGAAAATATGAATAAATATTTCAAGAAACTTAATAATCAATAATATGGGCCAATTACATAAGTATTACCAAATCAAAGCCTCCTGGAATGAGAAACTTCTAGGGCGTAGATCTGGACCTCAATCAGTAAAAATTTCTACTCCTGGATTCTTTACCGATGTTTATCCTTTGCCACCTGATGATGAGTCATGGGATTATTTTGATTTCCAGAAAGAGCTGTTTACGAAACTGGATGGCCTTCAACTGTCGGGAAAACTAGATTATAAGAAACCAATTGACTTTATGGGTGCATATTATTCGAGGATAACGATGATTGCCTGTGTTTCAGAAAAGGTAAAAAGAATTCTGGAGGAATTGAATGTTTCCAGAGAGGAGTTGACCATTTGCCCTATTGCACTCGATGGTATCTCGGAAACATATTATGTTCTTTTTTCTCCTGTTCTTTCCGTTAAAGAATTAGGTCTTGATTTTTCCCGGACGTTATTTAAAGATGATTCAGAAAAGGGAAAACTGTATCATTTCAGTAATGAGGAAGAAATGCTCGAGAATTATAATAAAGAAGATATCAGGTATTCATATAAAAACATCGTCATTAGCCGGAATAATCTGTGCAGAAAGATTATAAATGTCCAGTATGGGGGTATTTTCTTCTCAGATGTTATACTTGATGCTTTTGCAGAAAACGGAATTGTCGGTTACGATTATATTCGTCCGGGATCATATTTTTATAAGGAATTAGATTTCTCCTAGTATTAACGCATACAGGTCTTACGATCAGAAATCTGCGGAATCGGAATAGATGCATCTATCCGGTGTGAACTGTTAATAATTAAAAGATAACGCTTTATGATTTTAGAGATGTACCGCGGTGCATCTCTAAAATCGTATATGCCTGAATATCAGCAGGATGCATTTCGCGGCGCACCGTAGCAAAAAAGGCCTGGAGCTCCCATTTTGTTTCTATTTCAAAAAAAATTACTACCTTTGAAGTTCACTTTCAGCTAACATTGACACAGAAGAATGAAACACTTTGTTTTACCTTATGAGGGCGGTCTTATAACAGACAAGCTGCCTCAAGACATCCTGCACAGCTACGAGAAAGTAAACGCTGAAATCTACAGCGAATCTCGCGAAGCAAGCTCGAAAGTCGCAGACATTATCGTTAATGGAATCAAGGCTACTAAGGGACGCCTCTTCCGTCTCGGACTGACTACAGGCGTTACCCCTGTTTCCCTTTACAATGAACTCGCGCGCCGTTGCGCCGCCGGAGAAGTCTCCTTCCGCAACGTCGAGATCGTCTCAATCGACGAGTATTATCCATTCCGCGCAGACCAGCACCAGAGCCGCAACAGCCGACTCCACGAGGCCCTGATCGACAAAGTCGATATCCTCAAGGAAAATGTTCATATCCCTGACGGGACTGTCCCTGCCGAAGAGATCTCCGCCTACTGCGCTTCCTTCGACAAGCTCGCCCGCGGCCTCGACCTCCTCGTAATCGGAGTAGGAGAGCAGGGCCAGCTCGGCTTCAACGAGGCAGGTTCGACCGAAAAGAGCCGCACCCGCACCGTTCCGCTCCCATACAAATCCCGCAAGAGACAGGCCCATAACTTCAACGGAGACATCTCCGCCACCCCTGCCGCAGCAATCACCATCGGCATCAGCACAATGCTCAGCGCATCCAGGATCATCGTGATGGCTTGGGGCGAGGACAAGGCAGAAGCCGTCAAAGCCATCGCAGAAGGCGAGGTTACCCCTCTCTGCCCGGCTTCATATCTCCAGCTCCATGACAACGCCTCGATCTTCGTGGACGAGACCGCCGGATCCCTGCTCACCCGCGTGAGCGCCCCATGGCTCGTAGGCAGCTGCGACTGGACTCCTAAGTTCATCCGCAAGGCCGTCGTATGGCTCTGCCAGCAGGTTGGAAAGCCTATCCTCAAACTCACCGAGCGCGACTATCTCGAGAACTCCCTCGGCGAGCTCATCGAAAAATACGGACCGTTCGACAAGATCAACATAAACGTCTTCAACGACCTCCAGCACACCATCACAGGATGGCCGGGCGGAAAGCCGAATGCAGACGATTCAACCCGTCCTGTCAGCGCCGCACCGTTCCCTAAGACCGTCCTGATCTTCTCTCCGCATCCGGATGACGACGTGATCTCCATGGGCGGTACATTCATCCGTCTCGTAGCCCAGGGCCACAATGTCCATGTAGCATACGAGACCTCCGGAGACGTGGCAGTCTATGACGACGTGGTACTCCAGCACATGGATGCCGCATACCAGCTCGGATTCGCCGACAAGTTCGACGAAGTCAAGGCCCTCATCGACTCCAAGCGTCCTGGAGAGGCCGAGCCTCGCGCCCTTCTCGACATCAAGGCGGCCATCCGCCGCAGCGAAGCCAGAAGCGCCGTTCGCTCATTCGGTCTCAACGACAAGACCAACGCCCACTTCCTGAACCTTCCGTTCTATGAGTCCGGCGGCGTCAAGAAGATGCCAAGGACCCAGGTGGACGTCGACATAATCAAGAAGCTCATGAACGAGCTAAAGCCTGACATGATTTTCATGGCCGGCGACCTCGCCGACCCTCACGGAACCCACAGGGTCTGCACAGAGGCAGCCATGGACGCTTTCGAGCAGCTCCGCGAGGAAGGTGCCAAGTGGACTGAAAACGCCCACATCTGGCTCTACAGGGGCGCATGGATGGAGTGGGAGCTCGGCCGCGTGGACATGGCTGTTCCGCTCAGCCCGGGAGAGGTCGTAAGCAAGCGTCATGCTATCTTCCGTCACCTCAGCCAGAAGGACATCGTTCCATTCCCTGGAGACGATCCTCGTGAGTTCTGGCAGCGTGCCGAGGAGAGGACCCAGAATACTGCGCGTCTCTACGATGAGCTCGGAATGGCGGAATACCAGGCGATGGAGGTCTTCCTCAAGCTTTTTTAAATAATTGATTATTTGCAGTTTTAGAAAAAAATACATACATTTACGTTGTTTTAAGACCTATACTGTTAAATAAACTATATTATGAAAAAGTTAATTCCTATCGCATTGATCGCACTGGTTCTCGTACCGGGTTGCGGTAACATGTCCAATCTCGCTAAAGATAGTCTTATCGGTTCAGGTGCCGGCGCAGCTGTCGGTGCTGCCGTAGGAGCTATCATCGGTAAGGATGCAAAGGGAGCTCTTATCGGAGCTGCAATCGGTACCGCTGTAGGTGGAGGTGCCGGCGCTGTTATCGGCCGCAAGATGGACAAGAAGGCTGAAGAGCTTGCAGCTCTCCAGGATGCCCAGATCGAGAAGATCTACGATGCCAACGGTCTCGAGGCTCTGAAAGTTACTTTCGCAAGCGGAATTCTCTTCCAGACCAACAAGGCTGACCTTTCTGCGGCTTCAAAGAAGGAGCTCGCTGAGTTCGCCAGCAAGATGAACGATCTCAAGGATACGGATATCACGATTTATGGCCATACCGACAATACCGGTTCTGCCGCTGTCAACGAAAAGCTTTCTGCAGAGAGAGCTGCTTCCGTTGCCGCTTATCTTAAGAGTTGTGGTATCGCAGGCGATCGTATGAAGACCCAGGGTCTTTCATATACCGATCCTGTTGCTGACAACAGTACTGTTGAGGGCCGCGCAAAGAACCGTCGTGTGGAGATCTACATCACTGCCGACGAGAACATGATCGCTGCCGCCCAGAACGGAACTCTCCAGTAATCTGCGTCATGGCCGACCTGATTGGCCATCCTGATACTTATAAGCCGACCCCGCCCGGGCCGGCTTTTTTTTGTCCTCCCTCTCCGAGAATCCTCGTGGTCTCGGCTCTGTTCCGCCGCGGCCAGCTGACGGGCCGCCTCCGCCAGCGGCAGGTGTCCTCGTGGTCTCGGCTCTGTTCCGCCGACTGCGTCGGCTCCATCCCTCCCAATGTCTACTTCGTCCTGCTTCGCAGAACTCGTATCCATCGGGCC
Coding sequences within it:
- a CDS encoding RHS repeat-associated core domain-containing protein produces the protein MKKILVLLLACISISGYTQTPELPQLSDVLPQVFSPDAAELGKYGRIPVNYFNGLPNITVPLTEVRAKNYTLPVYLSYHASGNKPEQHPGWVGQGWSLHAGGCINRIINGMKDEMIRKEEIQAFMVGNPGYLYHAGMFQAKNWNDSNVRNQYGHGQNATTGGTATDSYNHDYEPDEFQINIDDIQASFYFSGDGKIKIVSKSDADFTVSYTMNDVYAPELGKGRWLDYKYRFDSQTDKKILVYDTFYEFIITKSDGTKYHFGGCEDAIEYSLSQNDIEHFELKATANTWMLTKIERPDGEEIYFRYKRGGVPIVAIDFEHFECASRNDAHHEVYYKLGSTRNITTQFSLLLPSYLDSIKCKYGKDCLSFNTSRSTQLKYKYENEIFRSQFFRECSVDTLKKLDYYLQLDSINTNRGRIHLDYSASEETRLKLNSVSVFSNQGEEQRYEMTYDGTPLPEYNSRKTDPWGYYNSYGQYQTFPFGTLYQRRNHVNPNLLKAEALIKIKYPTGGCTEFEYEPHDYSKLVNQYPFEIVDSIGLAGGLRIRKIKDYSSEGHIEERVFSYDTSDGVSSGILSGIPIYYVSNNQSVESEGPTGFLGWLDDLFFKDFNYEDYLYVLFSEQPINQLSDTDGSHVTYSMVTETIPGVGKTIYNYSNHDTKEMQCMDQMPTILHESFDERVINNPFTSLALSRGLLLKKSSYDIDGNPVMEEKYSYAQDLTQCLYSMSQYIHFFYLGSSRRSLSKIYTYFPALTRKTVTEYPTEPNGSPHVVTTTYTYNSNRKLTSIEESSGTERYGQHFYYPSERSGMTYEGMISQGMSGVPVGIVKTHNGKVVDAQELTYGKVSVERGGTFDDISFMPSKLYSLKTDASITESSYGNTPFSYLDPKPDVEYLKYNGRGDLLGKRTADGVYTAYGWNGSGNNPSYIAPNVRSQIVENKDVPGTKTYKLRFTDQVVDEFEFDTFDSSTIEIDLEEGPRYNLYYGILIDDIQTGVVAFGFEEEPMSQAWIQISSQYTQSARVTIPGGHHKIKILKFRGSKKDNAPDYSAGRLTIDYYYAKVVTSGVDDIVKYIDFETTGGNAEGFHSDHGHKGSYTVSQTVPSDRKYILDYMKKGTGKWSYYRQSFTGSATIGSSSTIIDNVRIYPEGADMKSYTWDDRGNLLSITDASGRTVSYEYDGMDRLVSVSDLNGNKMSSYEYLLASMDGAGTISRRDSNYVKTISYNNAAGSSYNTTLKWYDGLGRESGSQMLSYYGSLDVSTDIEYDALGREWKRYLPVPDDQRGEGVTTVYGETRPYEETVYEASPLSRVSRSYGAGAAWRTADKYTGYTYTTNGSGAGLSCYRFELTYSGSSSLDGQIRNMGLWSAGSLTVVKVKDEDGRETYEFKDLAGNTVLNRKVDENGYLDTYMIYDVKGRLVAVLPPMLSPTVEGATTTALSNQSVRNYGYLYRYDGRNRCIAKKLPGAGWTYMVYDAADRLVFSQDAEQRKDGRWSFTLADILGRDCVSGICYNVINVFGTPYDSKNIVVEKSYGGTGSLMGYSVSGVSLTNPTVLSANYYDDYDFITSSSVPSAVRTKLQYAAGPSGYSGTKWNNAAGSLTGSASRILGEDPTNDYIWSSVYYNGKGNAIQSRSTRQDGGVDINNTVYTFTGKPSKVRVDHNSGNGDSLVEEYQYTYDKWDRSKVVKHRINESETWTTVSDILYDKVGRLSSDRRNGVAALKRTLTYNPRSWVKKLTGPGFTETLYYETSRSGNTPQWGGNISTVTWTGQDASVTNTDNYVYDPLSRLKSAISKAGSIVNYRETYSYDKHGNMLSYSHTGLDGNETMSMTHDGNRLTGVNSSVDGRSTMTYDEIGRMKSSGADNVSETRYNAIGFPAYISLREGGYVQNTYTAGGTRLSSRRTDGKKTVTVMSYEGNEIYENGNLRMLLFTGGYVDYSTGTPEYLWYTYDHLGSVRAVADASGNVVASYAYRPYGQEFAANREGTEGLLKATIASGNPAQQRPGLVAPMVNYTLAEGPDWQPFRFSGKENLERVGLDLYDFGARMYSPTTMRWTTMDPLCEKYYSISPYAYCATNPVNLIDQDGMDLTIYGANGSSVMIFTSLSDAEYHTSIDYGGNYYFDGIETAITFFDALGIIDPSPCCDGISGFLSALVGNYSDCFWSAIAIIPYAGDLSKLRKSDKLLEVYNIIVHSHHIIPKAVYKHFEDIISPIMKKNAKDNLIDIPAGFHGNHPAYSDWIKDKINEEIASNNGKLTPSSVKKVIDQATEEINHAYQYFLDTGENMNKYFKKLNNQ
- a CDS encoding glucosamine-6-phosphate deaminase, whose translation is MKHFVLPYEGGLITDKLPQDILHSYEKVNAEIYSESREASSKVADIIVNGIKATKGRLFRLGLTTGVTPVSLYNELARRCAAGEVSFRNVEIVSIDEYYPFRADQHQSRNSRLHEALIDKVDILKENVHIPDGTVPAEEISAYCASFDKLARGLDLLVIGVGEQGQLGFNEAGSTEKSRTRTVPLPYKSRKRQAHNFNGDISATPAAAITIGISTMLSASRIIVMAWGEDKAEAVKAIAEGEVTPLCPASYLQLHDNASIFVDETAGSLLTRVSAPWLVGSCDWTPKFIRKAVVWLCQQVGKPILKLTERDYLENSLGELIEKYGPFDKININVFNDLQHTITGWPGGKPNADDSTRPVSAAPFPKTVLIFSPHPDDDVISMGGTFIRLVAQGHNVHVAYETSGDVAVYDDVVLQHMDAAYQLGFADKFDEVKALIDSKRPGEAEPRALLDIKAAIRRSEARSAVRSFGLNDKTNAHFLNLPFYESGGVKKMPRTQVDVDIIKKLMNELKPDMIFMAGDLADPHGTHRVCTEAAMDAFEQLREEGAKWTENAHIWLYRGAWMEWELGRVDMAVPLSPGEVVSKRHAIFRHLSQKDIVPFPGDDPREFWQRAEERTQNTARLYDELGMAEYQAMEVFLKLF
- a CDS encoding Outer membrane protein OmpA, coding for MKKLIPIALIALVLVPGCGNMSNLAKDSLIGSGAGAAVGAAVGAIIGKDAKGALIGAAIGTAVGGGAGAVIGRKMDKKAEELAALQDAQIEKIYDANGLEALKVTFASGILFQTNKADLSAASKKELAEFASKMNDLKDTDITIYGHTDNTGSAAVNEKLSAERAASVAAYLKSCGIAGDRMKTQGLSYTDPVADNSTVEGRAKNRRVEIYITADENMIAAAQNGTLQ